In Halarcobacter mediterraneus, the following proteins share a genomic window:
- a CDS encoding tyrosine-type recombinase/integrase, whose amino-acid sequence MNKYISIEIPNKDCKGMFFNCETDLKKITSVKEANKLIGKVFKIQLRTRVNGKMGKKIFTFESKKITFLKAIEYVASKRTEVREILKNNGTLRKQKKVEESSVKIEEGETFLDKVETFLETKEISARKSTIQNYSTALNIHSKPLHNKSIESITINDVQKIINSMLTNRAAATVVLYARTLRAFLAKHKASVINEWEELSLPHVDNKVDYTLSLKDTKKIIYAMRNYSGTEIEGETFYQFEEIKNIFTFLLSGRRINEVLQLKYNDINLEEKTFKVPASTAKGKKELVFNLDNYLLDAIKSQARLNRIDLSKNLIDKKLFKYTKETPRVHFQNLLRAMGLPKLRLHDIRHMLATTLVQNKVPIADISVLLGHSSIAITEARYANKSKDQASRALDAFNDIIK is encoded by the coding sequence ATGAACAAGTATATTAGTATTGAAATTCCTAATAAAGATTGTAAAGGTATGTTCTTTAATTGTGAAACAGATTTAAAAAAAATTACATCTGTAAAAGAAGCAAATAAACTTATTGGAAAAGTTTTCAAGATACAATTAAGAACAAGAGTAAATGGTAAGATGGGTAAAAAGATATTTACTTTTGAAAGTAAAAAGATTACTTTTTTAAAAGCTATTGAGTATGTAGCTAGCAAAAGAACAGAAGTAAGAGAAATTCTAAAAAACAATGGAACTTTACGTAAACAAAAAAAAGTGGAGGAGTCTTCTGTTAAAATAGAAGAGGGAGAAACTTTTTTAGATAAAGTTGAAACTTTTCTTGAAACAAAAGAGATTTCAGCAAGAAAATCAACTATTCAAAACTATTCAACTGCTTTAAATATACACTCAAAACCATTACATAACAAATCTATTGAAAGTATTACAATAAATGATGTTCAAAAAATAATAAATAGTATGTTGACAAATAGAGCAGCAGCAACAGTTGTTTTATATGCTAGAACATTAAGAGCTTTTCTAGCAAAGCATAAGGCATCAGTGATTAATGAGTGGGAAGAACTATCATTACCTCATGTTGATAATAAAGTGGACTATACACTAAGTTTAAAAGATACCAAGAAAATTATATATGCAATGAGAAATTATAGTGGTACAGAAATTGAAGGCGAAACTTTTTATCAGTTTGAGGAGATAAAAAATATATTCACTTTCTTACTTTCTGGAAGAAGGATTAATGAAGTATTACAGTTAAAATATAATGATATTAATTTAGAAGAAAAGACATTTAAAGTACCAGCTTCAACTGCTAAGGGAAAAAAAGAATTAGTTTTTAATCTTGATAATTATTTATTAGATGCAATTAAAAGTCAAGCTAGATTAAATAGGATTGATTTATCAAAAAATTTAATAGATAAAAAACTTTTTAAATATACAAAAGAAACACCAAGGGTACACTTCCAAAATCTTTTAAGAGCAATGGGATTACCAAAATTAAGGCTACATGACATAAGACATATGTTAGCAACAACACTTGTGCAAAATAAAGTTCCTATTGCAGATATTAGTGTTTTACTTGGACATAGTAGTATTGCAATAACAGAAGCTAGATATGCAAATAAAAGTAAAGATCAGGCGAGTAGAGCACTTGATGCTTTTAATGATATTATAAAATAA
- a CDS encoding SDR family NAD(P)-dependent oxidoreductase has protein sequence MQNIFITGCSSGIGYQTALTLKENGYKVYASVRKDEDIQKLKNLGLITLKVDVRKKEEISEALEYILAQDKKLDAIFNNAGFGQPGAVEDISTLALKEQFETNFFGLHEVTIQAMKIFRKQGYGKVIQHSSVLGIISLKFRGAYNASKYAIEGLADTMRLETSNSDIYISTINTGPVTSKFRENALKKFKKNIDIENSFFSNTYKKELKERLENDKDNTPFNLPATSVANIVLKIMETTKPKPRYYVTKATYILGFAKRVLSTNLLDKLLNRI, from the coding sequence ATGCAAAATATTTTTATAACAGGCTGTTCTAGTGGAATTGGATATCAAACAGCACTAACCTTAAAAGAAAATGGATATAAAGTATATGCAAGTGTTAGAAAAGATGAAGATATACAAAAATTAAAAAACTTAGGTTTAATCACTCTAAAAGTTGATGTAAGAAAAAAAGAAGAGATTTCAGAAGCTTTAGAATATATTTTAGCTCAGGATAAAAAACTAGATGCTATTTTCAATAATGCTGGATTTGGTCAACCAGGAGCAGTTGAAGATATCAGTACTCTTGCTTTAAAAGAACAATTTGAAACAAACTTTTTTGGATTACATGAAGTTACAATTCAAGCTATGAAAATTTTTAGAAAACAAGGCTATGGAAAAGTTATTCAACACTCTTCAGTATTAGGAATAATATCATTGAAATTTAGAGGTGCTTATAATGCCAGTAAATATGCAATAGAAGGACTTGCAGATACAATGAGACTTGAAACTAGCAATAGTGATATTTATATCTCTACAATAAATACAGGTCCAGTAACTTCAAAATTTAGAGAAAATGCCCTTAAGAAATTTAAAAAAAATATAGATATTGAAAATAGTTTTTTTTCTAATACTTATAAAAAAGAACTAAAAGAACGACTTGAAAATGATAAAGACAATACACCTTTTAATCTTCCAGCAACTTCTGTTGCCAATATTGTACTAAAAATCATGGAAACAACAAAACCAAAACCAAGATATTATGTAACAAAAGCTACTT
- a CDS encoding nitroreductase family protein, with protein MKYEELKKLIQEARTTRRFKKDIEIKLKDLREILDLARITSSAKNMQPIKYILVTNKEAVNQLAQNTTWASTIKDWSQSEEERPSAFIFMLNDQMIDGFPMFDAGASFTAISLAAKTKGLATAPLASINKELCRNLFVIPDSYDVMIGIALGISDEEIKLIDAQNFDTSYYRDEKQTHFVPKRTLEQIIVGEY; from the coding sequence ATGAAATATGAAGAATTAAAAAAACTAATCCAAGAAGCAAGAACTACAAGAAGATTTAAAAAAGATATAGAAATTAAGTTAAAAGATTTAAGAGAAATACTTGATTTAGCAAGAATAACTTCTAGTGCAAAAAATATGCAACCAATAAAATATATTCTTGTGACAAATAAAGAAGCAGTAAATCAATTAGCCCAAAATACAACTTGGGCAAGTACTATAAAAGATTGGTCACAAAGTGAAGAAGAAAGACCAAGTGCCTTTATATTTATGTTAAATGACCAGATGATAGATGGTTTTCCTATGTTTGATGCAGGGGCTTCATTTACAGCTATTAGCTTAGCCGCAAAAACAAAAGGACTAGCAACTGCACCTTTAGCTTCAATCAATAAAGAACTTTGCAGAAACCTCTTCGTAATTCCTGATTCTTATGATGTAATGATAGGTATAGCACTTGGAATTTCAGATGAAGAAATTAAACTAATAGATGCACAAAATTTTGATACAAGTTACTACAGAGATGAAAAACAAACACACTTTGTACCGAAAAGAACTCTAGAACAAATTATAGTAGGAGAATACTAA
- a CDS encoding MerR family transcriptional regulator, producing MKTNYDEIIPCGVLFNLKEVEEMKIIKVDMAKKLISKGEIEFVKIGNKIHLSRSVLVEYLNNNTFFTTD from the coding sequence ATGAAAACTAATTACGATGAGATAATTCCTTGTGGAGTGTTATTTAATTTAAAGGAAGTTGAGGAGATGAAGATTATAAAAGTGGATATGGCTAAAAAATTGATTTCAAAAGGTGAGATTGAGTTTGTTAAAATTGGCAATAAGATACATTTGAGTAGGAGTGTTTTAGTTGAGTACTTAAATAATAATACTTTTTTTACTACAGATTAA
- a CDS encoding DUF932 domain-containing protein, whose translation MSVKPLSNEQLKQQAPTLFTSNAHSEVSSKYHFIPTIDVIEEIKSHNWHPVSVSQAGVRDLQKEGYQQHCVRFRHFEDLLNPSDNAVELLLFNSHDRTKAFSISAGIFRFVCSNGLVISDSVFESYKIKHLGERDNDVATAVSNITAIKDKLLLKIDKLSSIKLNDSEKQSFAKSSIPLRFEEHLEVNPNDLLLPHREEDFQDDLYTTLNIIQENLIRGNIKGVNKQTNRKFTSKQISSISTDAKLNKELWDMAEKIAGIKEPDYLMAA comes from the coding sequence ATGTCAGTAAAACCATTAAGTAACGAACAGTTAAAACAACAAGCACCAACATTGTTTACTTCAAATGCCCATAGTGAAGTAAGTTCTAAATATCACTTCATACCAACAATAGATGTGATTGAAGAGATAAAGTCACACAATTGGCATCCAGTAAGTGTAAGTCAAGCAGGTGTAAGAGATTTGCAAAAAGAAGGTTATCAACAACATTGTGTCAGATTTAGACACTTTGAGGATCTGTTAAATCCAAGTGATAATGCAGTTGAACTATTATTATTTAACTCCCATGATAGAACTAAAGCTTTTAGTATTAGTGCAGGTATTTTTAGATTTGTATGTTCTAATGGCTTAGTAATCTCTGATAGTGTATTTGAAAGCTATAAAATAAAACATTTAGGAGAAAGAGATAATGATGTAGCAACAGCGGTATCTAATATAACAGCTATAAAAGATAAACTTCTATTAAAAATAGACAAATTATCATCTATAAAGCTAAATGATAGTGAAAAACAATCCTTTGCTAAATCTTCAATACCTCTAAGATTTGAAGAACACCTAGAGGTTAATCCAAATGATTTACTACTACCACATAGAGAAGAGGATTTTCAAGATGATTTATACACAACCCTAAACATCATCCAAGAAAATCTAATAAGAGGAAATATAAAAGGGGTAAATAAACAAACCAACAGAAAATTTACTTCTAAACAAATTTCTTCAATATCTACTGATGCAAAATTAAATAAAGAGCTTTGGGATATGGCTGAGAAAATAGCAGGTATAAAAGAACCTGATTATCTAATGGCAGCATAA
- a CDS encoding siphovirus Gp157 family protein, which produces MKLVNYALQNQIEYLGENKSNTNFKEYLQSILEDTSKPYYQRADYIGLSLNEIKSKIDCLSRDINELQALKKRLSLSLEIAKEQVANIFIANGIDRIDGNIISSLTLSKESSKQKDIIKVLDENKVMGLGYVKFSVDMDGIEKALNTKEGKKELANLVELTPLSVTTPSKVKVNTKRDKTNSNNETQEILIIEEQVA; this is translated from the coding sequence ATGAAACTAGTTAATTATGCTTTACAAAACCAAATAGAGTATCTAGGGGAAAATAAATCAAATACTAACTTTAAAGAGTATTTACAATCTATTTTAGAAGATACTTCAAAGCCATACTATCAAAGAGCAGATTATATAGGTTTATCTCTAAATGAGATAAAAAGTAAGATTGATTGTCTATCAAGAGATATTAATGAACTGCAAGCACTAAAGAAGAGACTATCTTTATCTTTAGAGATTGCAAAAGAGCAGGTTGCTAATATCTTTATTGCAAATGGCATAGATAGAATAGATGGAAATATAATCTCTTCATTAACGCTGTCAAAAGAATCCTCAAAACAAAAAGACATCATTAAAGTTCTAGATGAAAATAAAGTGATGGGATTAGGGTATGTGAAGTTTTCTGTTGATATGGATGGAATAGAAAAAGCACTAAATACAAAAGAGGGTAAAAAGGAGTTAGCAAACTTAGTTGAACTAACCCCTCTTAGTGTAACAACCCCTTCAAAAGTAAAAGTTAATACCAAAAGAGACAAAACCAATTCGAATAATGAAACCCAAGAGATTCTAATTATAGAAGAACAAGTTGCATAA
- a CDS encoding TIGR02757 family protein yields MQNIKELLDKEVCNRNSNCELSYEKPDPLLVASRYKDEYAILLCALFGYGKASLIVKFLDSLNFDLLNEKEEIIDKELDNFYYRFQNTEDVKTIFKTFRRMKQENSLNDIFLEGYKKENDVLEGLDTILSKIFKASNYSSQGFTFLVSSQLKRDKQGKIKYIGNAPYKRWMMFLRWMVRDDNLDLGLWKDIDKKDLILPLDTHTFKVSQKLGLLNRKTYDLKSAVLITEKLKEFDFHDPIKYDFALYRIGQEKKL; encoded by the coding sequence ATGCAAAATATAAAAGAACTTTTAGACAAAGAAGTTTGTAATAGAAATAGTAATTGTGAACTTTCATATGAAAAACCTGACCCACTTTTAGTAGCAAGTAGATATAAAGATGAATATGCGATTTTATTGTGTGCTTTATTTGGATATGGAAAAGCTTCTTTAATAGTAAAGTTTTTAGATAGTTTAAATTTTGATTTGCTAAATGAAAAAGAAGAAATAATAGATAAAGAGTTAGATAATTTTTATTATAGATTTCAAAATACAGAAGATGTAAAAACTATATTTAAAACTTTTAGAAGAATGAAACAAGAAAACAGTTTAAATGATATTTTTCTAGAAGGCTATAAGAAAGAAAATGATGTTTTAGAAGGTCTTGATACTATTCTTTCAAAGATATTCAAAGCTTCAAATTATAGTTCTCAAGGTTTTACTTTTTTAGTTTCAAGTCAATTGAAAAGAGATAAACAAGGAAAAATAAAATATATAGGAAATGCACCATATAAAAGATGGATGATGTTTTTAAGATGGATGGTTAGAGATGATAACCTTGATTTAGGATTATGGAAAGATATAGATAAAAAAGATTTAATACTTCCTTTAGATACCCATACTTTTAAAGTTTCACAAAAACTTGGATTGCTAAATAGAAAAACCTATGATTTAAAATCAGCAGTCTTAATAACTGAAAAGTTAAAAGAGTTCGATTTTCATGACCCTATAAAATATGATTTTGCACTATATAGAATAGGACAAGAGAAAAAACTATAA